GTGCAGATCCAGCATCAGCACGTCCAGCACGAGCCGCGCGTTGCCGTTTCTGAGAAGGGCGTCCCGCGCACGGGAAAGGCTCTCCAGGGCCGCCACCAGCCCCTCGCCACCGTACCGGCCGGCCAGGGTGCGCACCTCCGGCAGCCGGTCTGCGTTGACAACCAGCCGTTCCGGGGCCTCCCGGGCGACCAGGAGGGCATCCCGCAGCCAGAAGGCAGCCATCTCCAGCCGCTCCTCCAGGTGATCTTTCTCCTTTTCCCACGCCGCCGCCTGCTCCAGCAGGTCGGCGTCGTCCATCTCCCCGAGGCGCAACAGCAGGCTGAGCGCCTCGTCGCGACGCCGGCCGACCTCCGGGTTGGCGGCCATCGCGAGGGCCGCCCCCACCGACCCACCCGAGAGCGAGGCGAACAGGCGGGCCTCGCCGGGGCCGATGCCGGCCTTTTCCTGCAGCACGGCCGCGATCGCCTCCGCGGGCAGGGGCGAGAAGTGGACGATCTGGCACCGGGACACGATGGTCGGCAGTACGCCGGCCGCGTTGGTCGTCAGCAGGACGAAACAGGCGTAAGGCGGGGGCTCCTCCAGGACCTTCAGGAGCCGGTTGCCGGACTCGGCGTTCATGCGCTCGGCCCCGTCGATGATGACGACTTTGTAGCGCCCTTCCGTCGGGCGGGCGTACACCTCGTTCTGCACCTGCCGCATCTGCTCGGTGCGGATCATCCGGCCCTCGGGTTCGACCACCGTCACGTCCGGATGGACCGGTGGCTCCGCCGACAGCTTCAGACATGACCGGCAGGCGCCGCAGGCCTCCCCCGCCCGCGGTTCGAGACAGTTGAGACTGCGGGCCAGCTCAAGGGCGACGAGCCGCTTGCCCACCCCCGCCGGGCCCGCGAACAGGTAGGCGTGAGCCACTCTGCCGCCAGCCACTGCCCGGCGCAGCAGGTCCACGGCCATGCGCTGACCCCGAATCGCAGACCAGGTCACGCCTGTGTCCTCCTAGAACTGCTCGAAGCGCTCCACCTGGAGCACGAAGATGATGGCGCCGCCCACGGTGATCTCCACCGGATACGGAATGTACGAGTCCGCGGGCCCGCCCATGGGCGACAGCGGCGTGACCAGCTGCTCACGCGCACGGCAGGTGCTCTTGATGATGCGCAGGATGTCCTCCACCTTTTCATCGTCCACGCCCATCAGAAGCGTCGTGTTGCCCTCCCGCAGAAAGCCGCCGGTCGAGCTGAGCTTGGTGGCGCGGAAGCCCTCCTGGGTCAGGGCCGACAGCAGCCGGTGCGTATCCTTGTCCTGAACGATCGCGATGATCAGTTTCACCCGGGTTCGCCCCCCTTTCGCTCACGGTCTGGTCCCGGCCCCGCGAAACCGGCGGGGCAGCACCTCCTCCACCAGCCGCCGAATATCCTTCTGTACTTCTTCTACGCTCCTGGACGCATCGACCACCTTCACCCGCCGGGGCTCTGCCCGGGCCAGATCCAGGTAGCCCTCCCGGACCAGCTGGTGGTACTCCCGGGACTGGCGCTCGATCCGGTCGGCCTCCTCCCCGGTCCGCCTGGCCAGGGCCACCTCGGGGGCCAGGTCGAGCACGATGGTGCGATGCGGGCGCAGGGCGCCAGTAGCCATCTCGTTGATCTGCGTCAGGAACTCCACGGGCAGCCCCCCGGCCACCCCCTGGTACACCAGGGACGAGTCGACAAAGCGGTCGCAGATGACCACCTTTCCCTCCTCCAGGGCCGGCCGGATCGTACGGCTCACGTGCTCGGCACGGGCCGCCGCGAACAGGAGGGCCTCCGTGATCACCGACATCCCCCGGTTCGCCGGGTCGAGGAGGACCCTGCGGATCTGCTCCGCGATCGGGGTGCCGCCGGGCTCCCGGGTGAAGACGTACGGCACGCTCTGCTCGTCGAGGTACTGCAACAGGAGCCGGATCTGGGTCGACTTGCCGGAGCCGTCGACCCCCTCGAAGCTGATGAACACCGACACCGCGGTTCACTCCTCCACGACCTGGATGCTTCGCAGCGCGGGGTCTGCCGGGCCCTGAAGGTGCCAGCCGGCATCGGCGGCGCGCCGGAGGTAGTCCAGCACGTCAGCCGTCAGCCGCTCACCCGGGGCCACCACCGGAATGCCCGGCGGGTACGGGGCCACCAGCTCCGCCGCGATGCGCCCCCGGGCCTGGCGAAGCGGAACCGCCTTCTTACGGGCTAAGTATGCCTCCCGCGGCGGCAGAACCACCTCGGGCCAGGGCGGCTCCGGCGGAAGGGCCGGGACATCCCCCTCGGAGGACAGCCGCTCCAGCCCCGCGACCAGGGCGTCGATCTGCTCCCGGGAGTCCCCGGGCGAGAGCACGGCGAGCACGTAGGTCAGCCCGGAGGCCTCGACGGCGACGCCGGCCTCCTCCCAGAGCCGCTCCGCCGCCCGGAAGCCCGAAATGGACCGTCCCCGCACGTCGATGAGCAGCTTGGTCGGGTCGTCGGTGGGGCGCACCCGGAGCCCGGGCAGGGCGTCGATGCGCCGTTTCGCCTCGTGGGCCAGCTCCAGGGCCCGCCCCCAGGCCTCCCGGCCCCCGAGGGCCAGCTCGCGCCGGGCCAGGTCCAGGGAAGCCATGAGCAGGTACGACGGGCTTGTGGACTGCACGAGCCGCAGCATCTCCTGCAGCCGTTCGGGGGCGATGCGGCTGCCGTGCCCCAGGTGGCACAGGGACGACTGGGTCAGGCTGCCCCCGGTCTTGTGCAGCGACTGCACGACGCCGTCCGCGCCCAGTTCCAGGGCCGAGGGCGGCAGCGCGGGGTGGAACGGGAAGTGGGCGCCGTGCGCCTCGTCCACCAGGGCCGGGACGGCCGCGCGGTGGATCAGGTCGATCGCGGCGGCCGTGTCTCCGGCGATGCCGTAATACGTGGGATGGACCAGCACCGCGGCCGCGGCGCCGGAAAGCGCCTCCTCCAGCGACGTGAGGACCGGGCCCGTGGCGATGCCCAGGTCCGGGTCGAAGGCCACCCTCACCCAGTGAGGACGGACCCCGGCCAGAATCAGGGCGCCCAGCACGGAGCGGTGCGCGTTGCGCGGCACCGCGATCGCCTCTCCCGGATGGCAGGCGGCGAGGATGAGGGCGTGCAGGCCGGCGGTGGTACCGCCCACCAGAAAATAACTCCGCCACGCGCCGAACGCCCGGGCCGCCAGCTCCTGGGCCTCGGCGATGACCCCCTCCGGCGCGTGCAGGTCGTCCAGCCCCGGCGCCTCCGTCAGGTCGATCGCCAGTGCATTCGGCCCCAGGAACTCCCGCCACGCCGAGGGCGCGGCGCGTCCCATCTTGTGCCCGGGCACGTGCAGCGGCGCCCGGACCCGCGCAACGTACTCCCTCAGCGCCGAAAACAGCGGCGTCCGGGCCTGCTCCTCCGCCATCGGGCCACCCTCCTCACGGCTGTATTCGACGGTGCGCCGCAGTACACCTCCGTTCACCGTTCCCCCGCCCGCAGGCGCAGCACCCGCCGCACGTCCTCTCCCTCCAGCGTGAGCGCCTCAAACCCGTAGAGCAGCCGCGAGGCGATACGCTCCCCGTAGGTGTCGAACAGCTCGCTGGCGCGCAGGTTGGTCGAAACCACCATGGGCATCTGCCGGTTCAGCCGCAGGTTGATGAGGTTGAACAGCTCCTGGGCCACGAACTCCGTCACCTTCTCGGCGCCCAGGTCGTCCAGGATGACCAGGTCGGCCTCCAGCAGCCACTGGGCGGAGGCCCTGGCGTCCTCCCCGTCTTCAAACTTCTCCGCGCGAATGAGGTCGACGAACTCCGCCAGCGTGAAGTAGAGCACGCTGCGGCGGGCGGCGATGACGTAGTTGCCGATGGCCGAGGCCAGGAAGGTCTTCCCCAGCCCCACGGCCCCCTGCAGGAGCAGAGAGGTCCGGCACCGCCCCTCGGCCACCGCCTCGGCGAAGCGGCGGCAGTAGTCGCGCACCCCCGCCATGTGTTTGCGGCACTCCGCAGGGTACACCGTGAGGTCAAACCGGTCGAAGGTATGCTCCCGGAGCGGACCCGTCAGCCCCGCCACCCGGTAGAGGTCCTCGATCTCCTCCTGGATGAGGCAGCTGCACTTGCGGGGGGGCGCGACCGTCTCGCCGGCCTCGGTGTCCCGGATCCAGCCGGTGTTCTGGCACTTGGGGCAGTCCCAGTGCACCTCCAGCTCCCGGGGATCGATGCCGTGCTGCCGGAGCAGCTCCTCCCGTTCCCGGGACAGCCGGAGCGACCAGTCCCGGAGCTCCTCAAAGGTCATCTTGAAGCGGGTCGGCCGCTTCAGGTAGAGCCGGGCCAGGTCCAGGCCGATCTCCGCCTGCAGCGCCTTGATCTCCGCCAGCCGGGGGATGCGCGCGAAGATGGCCGCCTCCCGCTCGTCC
The nucleotide sequence above comes from Symbiobacterium thermophilum IAM 14863. Encoded proteins:
- the tmk gene encoding dTMP kinase; the encoded protein is MSVFISFEGVDGSGKSTQIRLLLQYLDEQSVPYVFTREPGGTPIAEQIRRVLLDPANRGMSVITEALLFAAARAEHVSRTIRPALEEGKVVICDRFVDSSLVYQGVAGGLPVEFLTQINEMATGALRPHRTIVLDLAPEVALARRTGEEADRIERQSREYHQLVREGYLDLARAEPRRVKVVDASRSVEEVQKDIRRLVEEVLPRRFRGAGTRP
- a CDS encoding ATP-binding protein, producing MRSSLSDLTIERAKRREARIRQLVQERDEREAAIFARIPRLAEIKALQAEIGLDLARLYLKRPTRFKMTFEELRDWSLRLSREREELLRQHGIDPRELEVHWDCPKCQNTGWIRDTEAGETVAPPRKCSCLIQEEIEDLYRVAGLTGPLREHTFDRFDLTVYPAECRKHMAGVRDYCRRFAEAVAEGRCRTSLLLQGAVGLGKTFLASAIGNYVIAARRSVLYFTLAEFVDLIRAEKFEDGEDARASAQWLLEADLVILDDLGAEKVTEFVAQELFNLINLRLNRQMPMVVSTNLRASELFDTYGERIASRLLYGFEALTLEGEDVRRVLRLRAGER
- the holB gene encoding DNA polymerase III subunit delta', which produces MTWSAIRGQRMAVDLLRRAVAGGRVAHAYLFAGPAGVGKRLVALELARSLNCLEPRAGEACGACRSCLKLSAEPPVHPDVTVVEPEGRMIRTEQMRQVQNEVYARPTEGRYKVVIIDGAERMNAESGNRLLKVLEEPPPYACFVLLTTNAAGVLPTIVSRCQIVHFSPLPAEAIAAVLQEKAGIGPGEARLFASLSGGSVGAALAMAANPEVGRRRDEALSLLLRLGEMDDADLLEQAAAWEKEKDHLEERLEMAAFWLRDALLVAREAPERLVVNADRLPEVRTLAGRYGGEGLVAALESLSRARDALLRNGNARLVLDVLMLDLHGAARF
- a CDS encoding aminotransferase class I/II-fold pyridoxal phosphate-dependent enzyme, with the protein product MAEEQARTPLFSALREYVARVRAPLHVPGHKMGRAAPSAWREFLGPNALAIDLTEAPGLDDLHAPEGVIAEAQELAARAFGAWRSYFLVGGTTAGLHALILAACHPGEAIAVPRNAHRSVLGALILAGVRPHWVRVAFDPDLGIATGPVLTSLEEALSGAAAAVLVHPTYYGIAGDTAAAIDLIHRAAVPALVDEAHGAHFPFHPALPPSALELGADGVVQSLHKTGGSLTQSSLCHLGHGSRIAPERLQEMLRLVQSTSPSYLLMASLDLARRELALGGREAWGRALELAHEAKRRIDALPGLRVRPTDDPTKLLIDVRGRSISGFRAAERLWEEAGVAVEASGLTYVLAVLSPGDSREQIDALVAGLERLSSEGDVPALPPEPPWPEVVLPPREAYLARKKAVPLRQARGRIAAELVAPYPPGIPVVAPGERLTADVLDYLRRAADAGWHLQGPADPALRSIQVVEE
- a CDS encoding cyclic-di-AMP receptor, whose protein sequence is MKLIIAIVQDKDTHRLLSALTQEGFRATKLSSTGGFLREGNTTLLMGVDDEKVEDILRIIKSTCRAREQLVTPLSPMGGPADSYIPYPVEITVGGAIIFVLQVERFEQF